In Pyrus communis chromosome 8, drPyrComm1.1, whole genome shotgun sequence, one genomic interval encodes:
- the LOC137743719 gene encoding scarecrow-like protein 11, protein MDTFLDELPSPMNKFVFEQAPIPAYSNPNLVHEFEANHDFTDPSFFLVNPDPVSDLSSSPGVSSEVDSPDSGDTSNEILRYISQMLMEEEEYLENKPCMLHECLALQAAEKSLHDVLVQEQNPFSTGPLLDSVYRYVESPNQDSNHSSSGSVAAGNWVGSDWDCVQDVSKSSPAQIPNPLVSSGDGEIAHLEHNSSFVMAPREPLGKDVSFNSENGSRSKKNRQREDEDSVDDGRSNKLSAVYADEMELPELLDKVLLCEIDKQESNSCSPQESEKLQLNGKSRGSKGKKTRKKKPDDNAGMVDLWSMLTQCAQAVASYDRRNANELLQQIRLNSSPYGDGTQRLAHYLADGLELRLGSVIPSYNSLPNSQMSAADLLKAYQTYIRACPFHKMSNVYANKTILKLAEKATKLHIIDFGVLYGYQWPCLIKGLSKRHGGPPMLRITGVEFPQPGFRPSERVEQTGRRLENYCKRFNVQFEYTAIAKNWETIRYEDIKIDRDELTVVNCLYRLKNLPDETVTDCPRDTVLKLIREINPDIFIHGVVNGSYNAPFFDTRFKEALFHFSSLFDMFDETLPREDQHRLLYEREVYGRNAINVIACEGSRRVERPETYKQWQIRNKRAGFRQLPSDQEILKLVRSMVKRDYHKDFIVDEDGMWVLQGWKGRIVHAISYWKPV, encoded by the coding sequence ATGGATACCTTTCTGGATGAACTTCCAAGTCCCATGAACAAATTCGTGTTCGAGCAAGCCCCCATTCCGGCCTACTCGAATCCCAATCTTGTTCATGAGTTTGAAGCCAACCATGATTTCACCGATCCCAGTTTCTTCCTTGTCAATCCAGACCCTGTTAGTGATTTATCTTCGTCGCCGGGCGTGAGCTCGGAGGTGGATTCTCCGGACAGCGGTGACACATCCAATGAAATTCTCAGGTACATAAGTCAGATGCTTATGGAGGAAGAGGAATACTTGGAGAACAAGCCCTGCATGCTGCACGAATGTTTGGCCCTCCAAGCTGCTGAAAAATCACTGCATGATGTGCTTGTTCAGGAGCAGAATCCCTTCTCAACTGGTCCACTTCTTGATTCCGTGTATCGATATGTTGAGAGCCCGAACCAGGACAGTAATCACAGCAGTTCTGGCTCTGTTGCTGCTGGAAACTGGGTTGGATCGGATTGGGATTGTGTTCAAGATGTTTCCAAGTCCTCTCCTGCCCAAATTCCAAACCCTTTGGTTTCGAGCGGTGACGGTGAAATCGCGCATCTGGAACACAACTCATCGTTTGTTATGGCGCCGAGGGAGCCGCTGGGTAAGGATGTGAGTTTTAATTCGGAGAATGGATCAAGGAGCAAGAAGAATCGCCAGAGGGAAGACGAGGATTCTGTAGATGACGGGAGGAGCAACAAGCTTTCAGCGGTTTATGCTGACGAAATGGAACTACCGGAGCTGCTTGATAAGGTACTGCTCTGTGAGATTGACAAACAAGAGTCCAACTCCTGTTCTCCCCAGGAAAGCGAGAAGTTGCAGCTCAACGGGAAGTCGAGAGGATCGAAGGGCAAGAAAACACGCAAGAAAAAGCCAGACGACAATGCAGGGATGGTTGATTTATGGTCGATGCTGACTCAATGTGCACAAGCTGTTGCAAGCTATGACAGAAGGAATGCAAATGAACTACTCCAGCAGATAAGGCTGAACTCTTCTCCCTACGGCGATGGCACGCAGAGATTAGCTCATTACTTGGCAGATGGCCTCGAACTGCGCTTGGGTTCTGTCATTCCCTCTTACAATTCCCTTCCCAACAGTCAGATGTCAGCTGCTGATCTCTTAAAAGCTTACCAGACTTACATCAGGGCTTGCCCTTTCCACAAGATGTCGAATGTATATGCTAACAAAACGATTCTGAAACTAGCGGAGAAAGCGACGAAGCTTCACATCATTGATTTCGGTGTCCTCTATGGCTACCAATGGCCTTGCCTCATCAAAGGCCTCTCCAAGAGACATGGCGGACCTCCCATGCTTCGTATTACTGGAGTTGAGTTTCCCCAACCAGGTTTTCGGCCTTCAGAAAGGGTTGAACAGACAGGGCGCCGCCTAGAGAATTACTGCAAGAGGTTCAATGTCCAGTTCGAGTACACTGCCATAGCAAAGAATTGGGAAACAATTCGGTATGAGGATATCAAAATCGACAGAGATGAGTTAACTGTAGTTAATTGCTTGTACCGGCTAAAGAACCTACCCGATGAAACAGTGACAGACTGTCCGAGGGATACAGTTCTGAAGCTGATCCGGGAAATTAACCCGGATATATTCATCCATGGGGTAGTCAATGGATCCTACAATGCACCCTTCTTCGACACACGCTTCAAGGAGGCGCTCTTCCATTTCTCTTCCCTGTTCGACATGTTTGATGAGACTTTGCCGCGAGAAGATCAACATAGGCTGCTCTATGAGAGAGAAGTGTATGGTAGAAATGCTATCAATGTGATAGCATGTGAGGGTTCAAGGAGGGTCGAAAGGCCGGAGACTTACAAGCAGTGGCAGATTAGAAACAAGAGAGCTGGGTTCAGGCAGTTACCGTCGGACCAGGAGATCTTGAAGTTAGTCAGGAGTATGGTGAAGAGAGATTACCATAAGGATTTCATCGTCGACGAAGATGGCATGTGGGTGTTGCAGGGATGGAAGGGCAGGATAGTCCATGCTATTTCGTACTGGAAACCTGTTTGA
- the LOC137743721 gene encoding uncharacterized protein translates to MAKRELSSTLRNLKFMQRATQREVKKEEDAKPAADFAFPARQIRKCVVIVEGDPQPEAIRGRMSFQSFNPSIDKLNQVSENPGQPAAPAASSGVQSEKVSFRENGSSMDEAECSNTNKSNSKTNGDHKRKQSEAVSGKQHPNKSPKLNKGDQQPSPNTSKGSFRKPTGNNLNWNVLRPSKGQNKRG, encoded by the exons TTTATGCAAAGAGCAACTCAGAGAGaggtgaagaaagaagaagatgccaaacctgctGCAGATTTTGCTTTCCCTGCCCGTCAAATAAGAAAGTG TGTGGTCATAGTGGAAGGTGACCCTCAACCTGAAGCCATTAGGGGGCGGATGTCATTTCAAAGCTTCAATCCATCGATTGAT AAACTGAATCAAGTATCGGAAAACCCTGGTCAGCCTGCTGCCCCTGCCGCATCTTCTGGCGTTCAAAGTGAAAAAGTGTCATTTAG AGAAAATGGGTCCTCAATGGATGAAGCAGAGTGCTCAAATACTAATAAGTCAAACAGTAAGACTAATGGAGACCATAAAAGAAAACAGTCTGAAGCAGTTTCTGGGAAACAACATCCGAACAAGTCGCCCAAACTTAATAAAGGTGATCAGCAGCCGTCACCAAATACAAGTAAAGGTTCCTTCAGGAAACCAACGGGTAACAACCTGAACTGGAACGTTCTTAGACCATCAAAGGGTCAAAACAAAAGAGGTTGA